GCAAAAAGGAGAATGGAAATGAATACATACCTATGCCCTTGCGGACTGGATTGCCCCTGCGGACCTGGCTGCCCTTGCTCGTAATCTCACTAATCAACCATCATGGTGCGGTGTGGAGCGATCCACACCGCACCTGAAAGACTTGTTCCATCATGCAAACCGAAGTTATCGCCGGCCTTATCGACCAAAGAAAGCAGTTTCTCCGCTTCGTCGAAAACCGTGTCAGCTCCCGTGTTATTGCTGAAGACATCATCCAGGCGGCTTACATCCGCGCCATGGAAAAGGCTTCCACGCTCAACAAAGGCGAGTCTGCCGTCGCCTGGTTCTATCGCATTCTGCGCAACGCCGTGATCGATCACTATCGCCATCGCGCTGCCGAAGATCGTGCGCTCGAGCAATGGGCCAAGGACCTCATCACCGAGACGCAACCCGATGCAACGACCCAGCAGATTGTCTGCCAGTGCATCGACAATGTCCTTGCAACACTCAAGCCCGCTTACAGCGAGATCATCCGCGATGTCGATCTTGCCGAGAACTCCATTGACTCGTTCGCGAAGAAATCAGGCATCACTCCGGCGAATGCATCCGTCCGCGCTCATCGCGCTCGTCAGGCACTCAAAAAGCAGCTCATTCAGACCTGCCGTACCTGCGCCAAGCACGGCTGCATCGACTGTACCTGTCCCTGATCGGCATCGTTCGTCATAGCTCCGAGCCGGATATGTTATCTCGGCCCGAAGCCATGACCTTCTATCAGAAGTAGAACTTGCCGCCGAGTTCAACTGTGCGAGCCTGGTTGATCTGCTGCAGGGTAACGGCTCCGAAGTTCGAGTCGTTGGGGTTCGTA
This region of Edaphobacter dinghuensis genomic DNA includes:
- a CDS encoding RNA polymerase sigma factor, translating into MQTEVIAGLIDQRKQFLRFVENRVSSRVIAEDIIQAAYIRAMEKASTLNKGESAVAWFYRILRNAVIDHYRHRAAEDRALEQWAKDLITETQPDATTQQIVCQCIDNVLATLKPAYSEIIRDVDLAENSIDSFAKKSGITPANASVRAHRARQALKKQLIQTCRTCAKHGCIDCTCP